A region from the Rosa rugosa chromosome 6, drRosRugo1.1, whole genome shotgun sequence genome encodes:
- the LOC133718904 gene encoding very-long-chain aldehyde decarbonylase CER1-like: protein MASTLGILTDWPWTPLGSFKYVVLAPWVIHSTYSYMFGEEGTDLFYVLVFPFLLWRMLHNQIWISLSRYQTAKGKGTIVDKGLEFEQVDRERDWDDQIIFNGMLFYIGRFLAKRFLPRALTDDLPIWRGDGLVMTMLLHAGPVEYLYYWLHRALHHHFLYSRYHSHHHSSIVTEPITSVTHPFAEHITYFMLFAIPMVATLLIGTASISSYFVYITYIDFMNNLGHCNFEFIPNWIFSLFPPLKYLIYTPSYHSLHHTQFRTNYSLFMPVYDYIYGTMDKSSDTLYESSLRKEESPDVVHLTHLTTTESIYRLPLAFASLASNPHTSTWYLWLLWPVTLWSLMLTWIFGRSFVIERQRFDKHRLQTWVIPKYSLQYLLSWKNEAINRAIEDAILEAEQMGVKVISLGLFNQGERLNNNGGIYVQRNPRLKIKVVDGGSLAVGVILNSIPKGTTQVLLAGNLTKVAYALAFSLCQRDIQVVTLQQAEYLKLTKSLNAAEGKVVHDRSYAQKVWLVGDGLSKKEQLSAPKGTIFVPFSQFPPKQLRRDCFYHYTPAMKIPKSLENVYSCENWLPRRVMSAWRIAGIVHALEGWHEHECGYTMSSIDKVWQATLRHGFQPLNLQRGKD, encoded by the exons atgGCTTCCACACTTGGAATTCTTACTGACTGGCCATGGACACCTCTTGGGAGCTTTAAG TACGTGGTGTTAGCTCCTTGGGTGATTCACAGCACATACTCATATATGTTTGGAGAAGAAGGCACAGATCTATTTTACGTCCTCGTATTTCCATTTCTGTTGTGGAGGATGCTCCACAACCAGATATGGATCTCACTTTCTCGCTATCAAACTGCCAAAGGCAAAGGAACAATCGTGGACAAGGGCCTCGAATTTGAACAAGTCGACAGAGAAAGAGATTG GGATGATCAAATCATATTCAATGGAATGCTGTTTTACATAGGCAGGTTTCTGGCCAAGCGCTTCCTGCCTAGGGCTCTAACTGATGACCTACCAATCTGGAGGGGAGATGGGTTGGTCATGACGATGCTGCTTCATGCCGGTCCGGTCGAGTACCTCTACTACTGGTTACACAGAGCACTTCACCACCATTTCCTCTACTCTCGCTACCATTCTCATCACCATTCCTCTATTGTCACTGAGCCAATTACTT CTGTGACTCACCCATTTGCGGAGCACATAACATATTTCATGCTCTTCGCAATACCAATGGTGGCAACTCTGTTGATCGGAACAGCTTCCATCTCATCCTATTTTGTTTATATTACTTATATCGACTTCATGAACAACTTGGGACACTGCAATTTCGAGTTCATTCCGAACTGGatcttctctctttttcctCCTCTTAAGTATCTAATATATACTCCCTC GTACCACTCTTTGCATCACACACAATTTCGAACCAATTACTCTCTCTTCATGCCAGTCTATGACTATATATATGGTACCATGGACAAGTCTAGTGATACCCTATATGAATCTTCACTCAGGAAAGAAGAATCACCTGATGTGGTTCATCTAACCCATTTAACAACAACTGAATCCATCTACCGACTCCCACTGGCATTTGCTTCCTTGGCCTCTAATCCACACACTTCAACATGGTACTTATGGTTGTTGTGGCCGGTGACATTATGGTCCTTGATGCTAACTTGGATATTTGGCCGTTCATTTGTTATTGAGAGGCAGCGTTTTGATAAACACAGACTACAAACTTGGGTTATTCCAAAATATAGTTTGCAG TACTTGCTCTCATGGAAAAATGAAGCTATAAATAGAGCGATTGAGGATGCCATACTAGAAGCTGAGCAAATGGGTGTCAAAGTTATAAGTTTAGGTCTCTTTAATCAG GGTGAGAGGCTCAATAATAATGGTGGTATATATGTTCAGAGGAATCCACGGCTGAAAATCAAGGTGGTGGATGGGGGTAGCTTAGCTGTGGGTGTCATCCTTAACAGCATTCCGAAAGGAACAACCCAGGTTCTCCTTGCAGGCAACCTCACAAAGGTAGCTTATGCCCTTGCCTTTTCTTTGTGCCAGAGAGATATCCAG GTAGTTACATTACAGCAGGCTGAGTATTTGAAGCTCACCAAATCATTAAATGCTGCAGAGGGTAAGGTGGTTCATGACAGAAGCTATGCTCAAAAG GTTTGGTTGGTGGGAGATGGGTTGAGTAAAAAAGAACAGTTGAGTGCACCAAAAGGAACAATTTTTGTTCCCTTctctcaatttccaccaaaacaGTTGCGCAGAGACTGCTTCTACCACTACACACCAGCAATGAAGATCCCCAAGTCTCTTGAGAATGTTTACTCTTGCGAG AACTGGTTGCCAAGGAGGGTGATGAGTGCGTGGCGTATAGCAGGAATAGTGCATGCATTGGAAGGTTGGCATGAGCACGAGTGTGGTTACACCATGTCCAGCATTGACAAAGTTTGGCAAGCAACTCTTCGACATGGCTTTCAGCCTCTAAATCTCCAAAGAGGCAAAGATTGA